The following coding sequences lie in one Synechococcus sp. CC9902 genomic window:
- a CDS encoding carboxysome assembly protein CsoS2 — MARLSSRELALERRKALTTSGKKASVASGSGRVRIAADARSTRTNANASDAAVEVSTPAVAVAPRRPQTLTASSAPRSRVKPVSQPSRELVLARREALSRRGKTADKTSDRNRADVARQTPVVASVVVASAAATESSAAPSRAAATVQLSGRSSERRQATPKRRAIENPSRALVLARRDAMSKHGKTAGKQPTSAAAVARQANPDLTSRELAQQVRELRAKSGSRTKQSAGITRPSGPNRHGAKQAADAHWKVGESETSAGQVVTGTQANRSVKTTGNEASTCRSITGTEYLGAEVFQTFCQSAPEKTTPAKVRVSATTHGNRVTGNEVGRSEKVTGDEPGTCKNVTGTEYISANQSAAYCGGSTPSPRKVGHSQSQQGRRISGVMVGQSSNVTGNEAGANRSLTGDQYLGSDPLPEGRPATKVGLSETLSGTGVTGTLVGRSSAVTGDEFGSCHRVTGNQYLSSEQFSTFCGAKPEAQASKVGFSVTNRNLVVSGTQTGRSERVTGDEPGTCKAVTGTPYAGLEQAGQYCGTPAVQAIRERTPSRPGTPAAPMTGLQPGIGGVMTGAERGACEVISGTPYIGGDQLAAACGADAPAGADSHGQPESGSPWTSFSVVSPARAAQQQKDATSSVTGTSYEDGQRITGPFDLAGGKVTGTEQFRFDNREFQTRQQQTRQFQPTVMSPQADKEPAKPVSRVTGEGSSTKVTGDDWDRGEHVTGTEGVSARRRNPTRPGPMSAMAPKDNKRNEEIEWPMSRVTGSSGSTDKGSLITLSGGARG; from the coding sequence ATGGCCAGACTTTCCAGTCGCGAATTAGCACTTGAGCGCCGTAAGGCCCTCACTACCTCCGGGAAGAAGGCTTCGGTTGCCTCCGGTTCGGGTCGTGTTCGCATAGCGGCCGATGCCCGTTCAACTCGCACCAATGCCAATGCATCGGATGCCGCTGTTGAAGTGTCGACACCTGCCGTCGCTGTAGCTCCGCGACGCCCGCAGACATTGACCGCATCGTCAGCTCCGCGTTCCCGGGTTAAGCCGGTAAGCCAACCCAGTCGTGAATTGGTGCTTGCCCGTCGAGAAGCACTTTCACGTCGAGGGAAAACCGCCGACAAGACCAGTGATCGGAATCGTGCCGACGTCGCTCGTCAGACTCCAGTTGTTGCTTCAGTAGTTGTTGCTTCAGCAGCAGCCACTGAGTCATCTGCAGCTCCATCCCGTGCTGCGGCCACCGTTCAGTTGAGTGGACGCTCCAGCGAGAGGCGCCAAGCCACTCCAAAGCGTCGTGCGATTGAAAATCCCAGTCGCGCTTTGGTTTTGGCGCGTCGTGATGCCATGTCGAAGCATGGAAAAACCGCTGGCAAACAGCCCACGAGTGCTGCAGCAGTGGCCCGCCAGGCCAATCCAGACCTCACCAGCCGTGAACTCGCGCAACAGGTTCGTGAACTGCGTGCCAAGTCTGGTTCTCGTACGAAACAAAGCGCCGGGATCACGCGTCCATCTGGCCCCAATCGTCATGGCGCCAAGCAGGCTGCCGATGCCCATTGGAAAGTGGGTGAAAGTGAGACTTCCGCTGGACAAGTTGTCACCGGTACCCAAGCCAATCGCTCGGTGAAGACCACCGGGAACGAAGCCAGCACTTGCCGTTCGATCACTGGTACTGAGTACCTCGGTGCTGAAGTCTTCCAAACCTTCTGTCAATCCGCACCTGAAAAGACAACACCAGCGAAGGTTCGTGTCTCTGCCACAACCCATGGCAACCGGGTCACCGGTAATGAAGTGGGTCGCTCCGAGAAAGTGACGGGCGATGAGCCCGGTACCTGTAAGAACGTGACCGGTACCGAATACATCTCGGCGAATCAATCCGCTGCCTATTGCGGCGGTTCGACTCCTTCCCCTCGCAAGGTTGGACATAGCCAAAGCCAACAGGGCAGACGCATTAGTGGCGTCATGGTCGGCCAGTCTTCCAATGTCACGGGCAATGAGGCCGGTGCAAACCGCAGCCTGACGGGTGATCAATATCTTGGATCTGATCCTTTGCCTGAAGGACGCCCAGCCACCAAGGTTGGTTTGTCTGAAACTCTCTCTGGAACTGGTGTTACTGGCACTCTTGTCGGCCGTTCATCGGCAGTCACCGGTGATGAGTTCGGGTCTTGCCACCGCGTCACTGGCAATCAGTACTTGAGTTCTGAACAGTTCTCTACGTTCTGTGGTGCCAAACCAGAAGCACAAGCTTCCAAAGTGGGCTTCAGCGTCACCAACCGCAATCTGGTGGTGAGTGGAACCCAAACCGGCCGTTCGGAGCGCGTCACTGGGGACGAACCCGGCACGTGCAAAGCCGTGACGGGAACCCCCTACGCAGGTCTTGAGCAAGCCGGTCAGTACTGCGGCACCCCTGCGGTTCAAGCGATTCGTGAACGCACGCCGTCTCGTCCTGGTACGCCAGCGGCTCCCATGACTGGGCTTCAGCCCGGAATCGGTGGTGTGATGACGGGTGCAGAGCGCGGTGCTTGCGAAGTGATTTCTGGTACGCCGTACATCGGTGGTGATCAGCTGGCCGCGGCATGCGGAGCCGATGCTCCGGCTGGAGCCGATAGTCATGGACAGCCTGAAAGCGGATCTCCATGGACAAGCTTCAGCGTGGTGTCACCCGCTCGGGCCGCTCAACAGCAGAAGGATGCAACGTCTTCTGTCACCGGTACGTCTTATGAGGACGGCCAACGGATTACTGGCCCTTTTGACCTGGCTGGCGGAAAAGTGACCGGTACAGAGCAATTTCGCTTTGACAACCGTGAGTTCCAAACCCGTCAGCAACAAACCCGCCAGTTTCAACCCACGGTTATGTCTCCCCAGGCCGACAAAGAACCTGCCAAGCCTGTGTCCCGGGTAACTGGTGAAGGCTCGTCCACCAAAGTGACTGGTGATGACTGGGATCGTGGAGAGCACGTCACCGGTACAGAAGGCGTTTCGGCCCGTCGCCGCAACCCCACCCGTCCTGGTCCCATGAGTGCCATGGCGCCTAAGGACAACAAGCGGAATGAGGAAATCGAGTGGCCGATGAGTCGTGTGACGGGCTCCAGTGGCAGCACCGACAAAGGCTCTTTGATCACCCTTTCCGGCGGAGCCAGGGGCTGA
- a CDS encoding ribulose bisphosphate carboxylase small subunit — MPFQSTVGDYQTVATLETFGFLPPMTQDEIYDQIAYIIAQGWSPLVEHVHPSNSMATYWSYWKLPFFGEKDLNVVVSELEACHRAYPDHHVRIVGYDAYTQGQGSCFVVFEGR; from the coding sequence ATGCCTTTTCAGAGCACCGTGGGTGACTATCAAACAGTCGCCACCCTGGAGACCTTCGGCTTTCTTCCGCCGATGACCCAGGACGAGATCTATGACCAGATCGCGTACATCATTGCCCAGGGTTGGAGCCCGCTCGTAGAGCACGTCCACCCCTCCAATTCCATGGCCACTTATTGGTCTTATTGGAAGCTTCCCTTCTTTGGCGAGAAGGACTTGAACGTTGTTGTAAGTGAGCTCGAGGCTTGCCACCGCGCATACCCCGACCATCACGTACGCATCGTTGGTTACGACGCCTACACCCAGGGCCAAGGCTCCTGCTTCGTGGTGTTTGAAGGACGCTGA
- a CDS encoding carboxysome shell carbonic anhydrase encodes MVRSMPSRSGRAQAPTAPSRRQLQQERSDQTDRSPASNSSTGSARSVALERRRALTTAGKAAVVVQGSLGAGRTRTGRDKRRPTPQQPGWVRRDQAPSRSVPFNLSRSSLPLNSRQHPLTNQVANERLRSYELDVKGRFDRIVPLLQQVSALQHESDFLVQAQRLSRAELGFDLPSHILERAWVRPLDMRGLFAWCVFESHRLFSDRFFQDDPLQGAEGSAAAQEFEQFLLDCGIHLLDVTPCSDGRLAHTVAYALRIPFSAVRRRSHAGAMFDVENTVNRWVKTEHRRHREGKPNPSTEPTRYLKVVTYHFSSLDPHHQGCAAHSSNDALAASAGLQRLLDFREAVENSFCCGASVDLLLIGLDTDTDAIRVHPPNRDSEMVLDQWVCARELHDATAGMSPDQAMAQLAEALESAAPGPMEPGMVTFMTRLLANNCSQIDYVQDLHGAPYPDAGHAERFIGVGIGFKEVHLRNLTYFAHLDTVEEGAPDLDVGVKIFRGLNVSRDLPIPVLVRFDYSGRVPGARDRAIADCWRVNQAIADRYSDLVKDGLLHTCLTVRDRHQATTAEIIGSTLDPQIQEAH; translated from the coding sequence ATGGTTCGCTCTATGCCTTCCCGCAGCGGGCGAGCTCAGGCCCCCACGGCTCCGAGTCGACGTCAGTTGCAGCAAGAGCGTTCCGATCAAACGGATCGCTCCCCGGCCTCGAACAGTTCAACCGGTTCAGCTCGCAGTGTCGCCCTCGAACGACGCCGTGCTTTGACGACGGCTGGTAAAGCTGCGGTTGTGGTGCAAGGTTCCCTTGGGGCTGGCCGTACTCGCACTGGACGCGACAAGCGTCGTCCGACGCCCCAGCAACCGGGATGGGTGAGACGGGATCAGGCACCATCGCGCTCGGTGCCGTTCAACCTCAGTCGTTCCTCCCTGCCTCTCAATTCTCGTCAACACCCCCTCACCAATCAGGTTGCGAACGAACGTCTTCGTTCGTATGAGCTGGATGTGAAGGGTCGCTTTGATCGCATTGTTCCCCTGCTCCAGCAGGTCTCTGCTCTCCAGCATGAGTCCGACTTCCTGGTCCAAGCACAGCGCTTGAGTCGGGCTGAGCTGGGATTTGATTTGCCTAGCCACATCCTGGAACGGGCATGGGTGCGTCCCCTCGACATGCGCGGCTTATTTGCCTGGTGTGTGTTTGAAAGCCACCGCTTGTTTAGTGATCGCTTTTTTCAGGACGACCCGTTGCAGGGCGCTGAGGGGAGTGCTGCTGCCCAAGAATTTGAACAGTTTTTGCTCGATTGCGGCATCCATCTTTTGGATGTGACGCCCTGTTCCGATGGCCGCTTGGCTCACACCGTGGCCTATGCGTTGCGGATTCCGTTTAGCGCTGTACGCCGCCGCTCTCACGCTGGAGCGATGTTCGACGTAGAGAACACGGTGAACCGCTGGGTGAAAACAGAACATCGCCGTCATCGAGAGGGCAAGCCCAATCCATCCACGGAACCAACTCGCTATCTGAAGGTGGTCACGTATCACTTCAGCTCTCTTGATCCCCATCATCAAGGCTGCGCAGCCCACAGCAGCAACGATGCATTGGCGGCATCGGCCGGTCTACAGCGCCTCTTGGATTTTCGAGAAGCCGTTGAAAACAGCTTTTGTTGTGGTGCCTCCGTTGATCTCCTCCTGATCGGCCTTGATACCGATACCGATGCGATTCGCGTTCATCCACCGAATCGCGACAGCGAAATGGTTCTTGATCAGTGGGTTTGTGCTCGCGAGCTCCATGACGCAACCGCTGGGATGTCTCCGGATCAGGCGATGGCCCAGTTGGCCGAGGCTTTGGAATCTGCTGCTCCAGGTCCGATGGAGCCCGGCATGGTTACGTTCATGACCCGTTTATTGGCCAACAACTGCTCACAGATTGATTACGTGCAGGATCTGCATGGAGCGCCCTATCCCGATGCCGGACATGCCGAGCGTTTTATTGGTGTGGGCATTGGTTTTAAAGAAGTGCATCTTCGAAATCTCACCTATTTCGCCCACCTCGACACCGTCGAGGAAGGAGCCCCTGATCTCGATGTGGGCGTCAAAATTTTTCGAGGACTCAATGTGTCTCGAGATTTACCGATCCCTGTGCTGGTTCGCTTCGATTATTCGGGGCGTGTTCCCGGTGCTCGCGATCGCGCCATTGCCGATTGTTGGCGCGTGAATCAAGCCATCGCAGATCGTTATTCCGATTTGGTCAAAGACGGTTTGCTGCACACGTGCTTGACCGTTCGTGACCGGCATCAAGCAACAACGGCCGAGATTATCGGCTCAACGCTCGACCCCCAGATTCAGGAGGCTCACTGA
- a CDS encoding form I ribulose bisphosphate carboxylase large subunit, with protein MSKKYDAGVKEYRDTYWTPDYVPLDTDLLACFKCTGQEGVPKEEVAAAVAAESSTGTWSTVWSELLTDLDFYKGRCYRIEDVPGDKEAFYAFIAYPLDLFEEGSITNVLTSLVGNVFGFKALRHLRLEDIRFPIAFIKCCAGPPNGIAVERDRMNKYGRPLLGCTIKPKLGLSGKNYGRVVYECLRGGLDFTKDDENINSQPFQRWQNRFEFVAEAIKLAEQETGERKGHYLNVTANTPEEMYERAEFAKELNQPIIMHDFITGGFTANTGLSKWCRANGMLLHIHRAMHAVIDRHPKHGIHFRVLAKCLRLSGGDQLHTGTVVGKLEGDRQTTLGYIDQLRESFVPEDRSRGNFFDQDWGSMPGVFAVASGGIHVWHMPALVAIFGDDSVLQFGGGTHGHPWGSAAGAAANRVALEACVKARNAGREIEKESRDILMEAGKHSPELAIALETWKEIKFEFDTVDKLDVQ; from the coding sequence ATGAGCAAGAAGTACGACGCTGGGGTCAAGGAGTACAGGGACACTTACTGGACTCCTGATTACGTTCCCCTAGACACCGACCTCCTGGCCTGCTTCAAGTGCACCGGCCAAGAAGGTGTTCCCAAGGAAGAAGTTGCCGCTGCTGTGGCTGCTGAATCCTCAACCGGCACCTGGTCCACTGTGTGGTCCGAGCTCCTCACCGACCTCGACTTCTACAAGGGCCGTTGCTATCGCATCGAAGACGTTCCTGGTGACAAGGAGGCGTTCTATGCCTTCATCGCTTACCCCCTCGACCTGTTCGAAGAGGGTTCGATCACCAACGTTCTGACCTCATTGGTCGGCAACGTGTTCGGCTTCAAAGCTTTGCGCCACCTGCGTCTGGAAGACATTCGCTTCCCGATTGCATTCATCAAGTGCTGCGCAGGCCCACCAAACGGCATTGCCGTTGAGCGTGACCGTATGAACAAGTACGGCCGTCCACTGTTGGGTTGCACCATCAAGCCAAAACTTGGCTTGAGCGGCAAGAACTATGGCCGTGTTGTCTATGAGTGCCTGCGTGGCGGTCTGGACTTCACCAAGGACGACGAGAACATCAACTCCCAGCCGTTCCAGCGTTGGCAGAACCGCTTCGAATTCGTTGCGGAAGCCATCAAGCTGGCCGAACAGGAGACCGGTGAGCGCAAGGGTCACTACCTCAACGTGACCGCCAACACTCCCGAAGAGATGTATGAGCGCGCTGAGTTCGCTAAAGAACTCAATCAGCCGATCATCATGCACGACTTCATCACCGGTGGCTTTACCGCCAACACCGGTCTGTCGAAGTGGTGTCGTGCGAACGGCATGCTGCTGCACATTCACCGTGCCATGCACGCTGTGATTGACCGTCATCCCAAGCACGGCATTCACTTCCGCGTTCTCGCGAAGTGCCTGCGTCTCTCCGGTGGTGACCAGCTTCACACCGGCACCGTGGTCGGCAAGTTGGAGGGTGATCGTCAGACCACCCTCGGCTACATCGACCAACTGCGTGAATCCTTCGTTCCTGAAGACCGCAGCCGCGGCAACTTCTTCGATCAGGACTGGGGTTCCATGCCCGGTGTGTTCGCCGTTGCTTCCGGTGGTATCCACGTGTGGCACATGCCCGCACTGGTGGCGATCTTCGGAGACGATTCCGTCCTGCAGTTCGGTGGTGGTACCCACGGTCACCCCTGGGGCTCCGCAGCTGGTGCTGCTGCTAACCGCGTTGCCCTTGAGGCCTGCGTCAAGGCACGTAACGCCGGTCGCGAGATCGAGAAAGAAAGCCGCGACATCCTTATGGAAGCCGGCAAGCACAGCCCCGAGCTGGCCATCGCTCTCGAGACCTGGAAGGAGATCAAGTTCGAGTTCGACACCGTCGACAAGCTCGACGTCCAGTGA